One segment of Streptomyces bathyalis DNA contains the following:
- a CDS encoding DUF305 domain-containing protein: MSTQRSSLSRVVTAAASAAVAALALAACGSGQDQASGNGHGSGHDSGKKPAKSAGAADVSFAQGMIPHHRQAVEMSELASSRAESAKVKSLSVRISKAQEPEIEKMSGWLKSWGEKVPAPGQEHSAHSGHSMAGMMTPEDMEKLKKLSGEKFDREFLRMMTAHHEGAVDMARTEESDGSYKPAKAMARDIRRSQTGEIKEMRELLKK, from the coding sequence ATGAGCACACAACGTTCTTCCCTCAGCCGCGTGGTGACCGCCGCCGCGTCCGCCGCCGTCGCGGCGCTGGCGCTCGCCGCATGCGGCAGCGGCCAGGACCAGGCGTCCGGCAACGGCCACGGCTCGGGCCACGACAGCGGAAAGAAGCCCGCGAAGAGCGCGGGCGCAGCCGACGTCTCCTTCGCGCAGGGCATGATCCCGCACCACCGCCAGGCCGTGGAGATGTCCGAACTGGCCTCGTCCCGTGCGGAGTCGGCGAAGGTGAAGTCGCTCTCCGTGCGGATCAGCAAGGCCCAGGAGCCCGAGATTGAGAAGATGTCGGGATGGCTGAAGTCGTGGGGCGAGAAGGTCCCCGCCCCCGGCCAGGAACACTCGGCGCACTCGGGTCACTCCATGGCCGGGATGATGACGCCCGAGGACATGGAGAAGCTCAAGAAGCTGTCCGGCGAGAAGTTCGACCGCGAATTCCTGCGGATGATGACGGCACATCACGAGGGCGCCGTCGACATGGCACGCACAGAGGAGTCGGACGGCTCGTACAAGCCGGCGAAGGCCATGGCCCGCGACATCAGGCGCTCACAGACCGGTGAGATCAAGGAGATGCGGGAGCTGCTGAAGAAGTAG